Proteins encoded by one window of Helicobacter kayseriensis:
- the tgt gene encoding tRNA guanosine(34) transglycosylase Tgt, which produces MFELLQKDGNARAGKIKLAHGDVQTPVFMPVGTQGVIKGLDCFDVTNHLGAEIILGNTYHLYLRPTAQRVRYFGGLHGMSGYRGNFLTDSGGFQAFSLGGKRKEEGIEFKSHIDGSKHFFTPSKVLDIQYDLNSDIMMVLDDLVGLPASKERIEESIHRTTKWAQESLEHHLKQLLQNKAQSNHLFAIVQGGTDEHFRKMSATALVELSAKKEGVEKRFDGFAIGGLAVGESAEEMYETLDFTLPFLPSDRPRYLMGVGTPENILEAISRGVDMFDCVMPTRNARNGSIFTSRGKISIKSSIHALEDFALDEECDCYTCQNFSRGYLHHLFRSHEITYHRLATIHNLRFYLNLTRGARLAIVEGRFQQYKQEFYEKQRRGSGRA; this is translated from the coding sequence GTGTTTGAGCTATTGCAAAAAGATGGGAATGCAAGGGCAGGGAAAATCAAGCTTGCACATGGAGATGTGCAGACTCCTGTTTTTATGCCTGTTGGGACTCAAGGTGTGATTAAGGGGCTAGATTGTTTTGATGTGACAAATCACCTAGGTGCAGAAATTATTTTGGGAAATACTTATCATTTATATCTTAGGCCAACAGCACAGAGGGTGAGATACTTTGGGGGATTGCATGGGATGAGTGGATATAGGGGGAATTTTTTGACTGATAGTGGAGGATTCCAAGCTTTTAGTTTAGGAGGAAAAAGAAAAGAAGAGGGGATTGAGTTTAAATCCCATATTGATGGGAGCAAGCATTTCTTTACCCCCTCAAAGGTGCTTGATATCCAATATGATCTTAATAGTGATATTATGATGGTTTTGGATGATTTGGTTGGGTTGCCTGCAAGTAAGGAGAGGATTGAAGAATCAATTCATCGCACAACAAAGTGGGCACAAGAAAGTCTAGAACATCATCTTAAGCAACTCTTGCAGAATAAAGCTCAAAGCAATCATCTTTTTGCGATTGTGCAGGGGGGGACAGATGAGCATTTTCGAAAGATGAGCGCAACTGCTTTGGTGGAGCTTAGTGCAAAAAAAGAGGGGGTAGAAAAAAGATTTGATGGTTTTGCTATAGGTGGGCTTGCTGTAGGAGAAAGTGCAGAAGAAATGTATGAAACGCTTGATTTTACTCTTCCTTTTCTTCCAAGTGATAGACCACGCTATCTAATGGGTGTTGGAACACCTGAGAATATTCTTGAGGCAATCTCAAGAGGAGTGGATATGTTTGATTGTGTGATGCCTACACGCAATGCACGCAATGGGAGTATTTTCACAAGTCGTGGAAAAATTTCAATCAAATCTTCCATTCATGCGCTGGAGGATTTTGCTCTTGATGAGGAGTGTGATTGTTATACTTGTCAGAATTTCTCACGCGGATATTTGCATCATTTGTTTAGAAGTCATGAAATCACATATCATCGATTGGCCACAATTCATAATCTCAGGTTTTATCTTAATTTGACTAGAGGGGCAAGATTGGCGATTGTAGAGGGAAGATTTCAGCAGTACAAACAAGAATTTTATGAAAAACAGAGGAGGGGAAGTGGGAGAGCTTAA
- a CDS encoding queuosine precursor transporter: MINEILLCLSLLMTYGGVIVSYTLFGRRGLLVFGVFATIVANIEVSLLIDAFGVTQTLGNVLFASTFLITDALSEIKGKDEAKKAVGITLFFSALFLMFSQLWLHYLPIDHQAGESFQKVFAQTPRIIIASLLVFAIASYLDVWLYHWWWKWSIRLCGERERWLWLRNNGSTLISQFVNTILFTICAFWGVYPLDVLIQIILSSYLIFVCLAILDTPVLYLLVCLAKRKNDYDLRKI; encoded by the coding sequence ATGATAAATGAAATATTATTGTGTCTTAGTCTTTTGATGACTTATGGGGGTGTGATCGTATCTTATACATTATTTGGAAGAAGGGGGCTTTTGGTTTTTGGTGTATTTGCAACGATTGTGGCAAATATTGAAGTGAGCCTTTTGATCGATGCTTTTGGTGTGACGCAAACTTTGGGAAATGTTCTTTTTGCTTCAACCTTTTTGATAACAGATGCATTGAGCGAAATAAAAGGGAAAGATGAGGCAAAAAAAGCTGTTGGAATCACCCTCTTTTTTAGTGCTTTGTTTTTGATGTTTTCGCAACTTTGGTTGCACTATCTGCCTATTGATCATCAAGCAGGAGAGAGTTTTCAAAAAGTTTTTGCACAAACTCCTAGAATCATTATTGCTTCTTTATTGGTTTTTGCCATCGCTTCTTATTTGGATGTTTGGCTTTATCATTGGTGGTGGAAATGGAGTATTAGGCTTTGTGGAGAAAGGGAAAGATGGCTTTGGCTCCGCAATAATGGATCAACATTGATTTCTCAATTTGTCAATACGATTTTATTTACTATATGTGCTTTTTGGGGAGTCTATCCTTTGGATGTATTAATTCAGATTATTTTGTCAAGCTATCTTATTTTTGTTTGCTTAGCAATTTTAGATACCCCAGTGCTCTATTTGCTTGTTTGTTTAGCCAAACGAAAAAATGATTATGATTTGAGAAAAATTTAA
- a CDS encoding M48 family metallopeptidase: MNYELITFYLICFVIPNLFLNILQYRHIQKTMQFDAVLLSPKDYLEAGHYALAKLRLSIFQDLFGFAFFVFWILYGLKWLNLVDFFAHGFGNQVLIVLGLLVFMQIFHLPFKYWQEMVIDKQYGFSHQTIKLFLMDFVRGMSLLVVAGSLVLYGLVLLIHYLQTWWLWCAVFVFATVLMINFLYPTWIAPLFNTFTPLQDSLLQEKIEGLMKSVGFQSSGIFVMDASKRDGRLNAYFGGFGKNKRVVLFDTLLEKISSEGLIAILGHELGHFKHKDLVFGIVVQGVFLFCIFYLLGSLPQSLFEGLGLSQTPANLLMLLLLMMPLIAFWFLPFVGFFSRKAEYRADAFGASLSSKKALAQALVRLVEKNKSFPHSHPLYICFHYTHPPLLERLKALDYEISR; encoded by the coding sequence ATGAATTATGAATTAATTACTTTTTATTTGATTTGTTTTGTGATTCCAAATCTTTTTTTGAATATTTTGCAATATCGTCATATTCAAAAAACGATGCAATTTGATGCGGTGCTATTATCTCCCAAAGATTATCTTGAGGCTGGGCATTATGCTTTGGCTAAGTTGCGTCTGTCGATTTTTCAAGATCTTTTTGGTTTTGCATTTTTTGTATTTTGGATTTTATATGGATTGAAATGGCTCAATCTTGTTGATTTTTTTGCTCATGGATTTGGGAATCAAGTCTTAATCGTTTTGGGACTTTTGGTCTTTATGCAAATCTTTCATCTTCCTTTTAAGTATTGGCAAGAAATGGTGATTGATAAGCAATATGGCTTCAGTCATCAAACGATCAAATTGTTTTTGATGGATTTTGTAAGAGGAATGTCGCTCTTGGTAGTTGCGGGTAGTTTGGTGTTGTATGGATTGGTTTTGTTGATTCATTATTTGCAAACTTGGTGGCTTTGGTGTGCAGTTTTTGTTTTTGCAACTGTGCTTATGATCAACTTTTTGTATCCCACTTGGATTGCACCTCTTTTTAATACCTTCACCCCCTTGCAAGATTCTCTATTGCAAGAAAAGATTGAAGGGTTGATGAAAAGTGTAGGTTTTCAAAGCAGTGGTATTTTTGTCATGGATGCAAGCAAGAGAGATGGCCGACTCAATGCATATTTTGGAGGATTTGGAAAAAATAAGCGTGTTGTTTTATTTGATACCTTGCTTGAAAAGATCAGCTCTGAGGGTTTGATTGCAATTTTGGGTCATGAACTTGGGCACTTTAAACATAAAGATTTGGTTTTTGGCATTGTTGTTCAAGGTGTGTTTTTGTTTTGTATTTTTTATTTGTTGGGATCTTTGCCCCAATCTTTGTTTGAAGGATTGGGATTGTCTCAAACACCAGCCAATCTTTTGATGCTTTTATTGTTGATGATGCCTTTGATTGCATTTTGGTTTTTGCCATTTGTGGGATTTTTTTCTAGAAAAGCAGAGTATAGAGCAGATGCCTTTGGTGCATCTTTGAGTTCCAAAAAGGCTTTGGCGCAAGCACTTGTTCGACTTGTGGAGAAAAATAAATCTTTTCCACACTCTCATCCTTTATATATTTGTTTTCACTATACACACCCCCCTCTTTTAGAGCGTCTAAAAGCTTTGGATTATGAAATATCAAGATAA